The region TCTGAACAAGATATAGTTGAGAAGAAGCATCACAGTATCCTGTGAGGGGGGCTGTGTAAGGATGTTTGGGATTTTGCCTTCAGTTTTGTTACTCACATAAGCATTTATTTTGTCTTTTGTTCTTTGTTGTTCACGAAAATCAACATTCGTTATTTCGGCATTGTAAAGTTCCTTGACTTCTCTGAGGAACTTTTCACGAATTTCTCGCCCCTTTTGAACATACAGAGAGTTTCCCGTTTTGATTCCATTATTCAGATTGTTCACATGCTCCAGAAGCTCGTGGAATACCTGCCCCACTCTGACAGCGTCGTTTCTTGTGATGCTGCTGTACCCAAGAACCTGCAGGAGCTGAGTCAGAGTATCTTCCTGGGCACCCAATGACAACATGTTCAGGGCAGCAGAGATGCTCAGTGGAGAAAAGAAAATATTTTGGGACTCTGTGCCTGGTTGAGCAGCAATCTGTCTGTACAGACGCAATGCAAAATCTGAATTTGCTGctgagagctggagaagggaaggatgtatagagggaggagagggaactCCACTGACCATGCCGCTGGAAGGCAAAGCGACCATCAGGAAAGCAAAAGCAAGAAACTTCTCCATGTTGAACCTGCAAAGTAAAACACAAACCTACAATGTATTTATTGtactttatttagagattcagcgcAGAACAGATCCTTCCAGTCTAACGAGCCACACTACCCAGAAACTCACCAATTTAACCATagtcaaatcacaggacaattgacgATGACCAATCAACCCACTAACCTGTACATGTTTGGAAGAAACTGGAACACATGGGG is a window of Hemitrygon akajei chromosome 3, sHemAka1.3, whole genome shotgun sequence DNA encoding:
- the LOC140724715 gene encoding alpha-1-antiproteinase F-like isoform X1; amino-acid sequence: MNLFNMEKFLAFAFLMVALPSSGMVSGVPSPPSIHPSLLQLSAANSDFALRLYRQIAAQPGTESQNIFFSPLSISAALNMLSLGAQEDTLTQLLQVLGYSSITRNDAVRVGQVFHELLEHVNNLNNGIKTGNSLYVQKGREIREKFLREVKELYNAEITNVDFREQQRTKDKINAYVSNKTEGKIPNILTQPPSQDTVMLLLNYILFRGEWLKPFERRDTYEADFHVDSNTKVKVQMMRKLGRYYRTYAEDLSSDVLLMEYVGNTSLLILLPRPGKLAEVEQKLTVQKFYQLLMSMEIHSVDVHLPKMILKKDYQLKTLLSSMGIRDAFTSSANFSRLSEWPVQVSEVMQRAMLKVDERGTTASASTSMEIIPMSVPLKFECNRPFLLLIADNYIKSVIFAGRVTNPTA
- the LOC140724715 gene encoding alpha-1-antiproteinase F-like isoform X2, which translates into the protein MEKFLAFAFLMVALPSSGMVSGVPSPPSIHPSLLQLSAANSDFALRLYRQIAAQPGTESQNIFFSPLSISAALNMLSLGAQEDTLTQLLQVLGYSSITRNDAVRVGQVFHELLEHVNNLNNGIKTGNSLYVQKGREIREKFLREVKELYNAEITNVDFREQQRTKDKINAYVSNKTEGKIPNILTQPPSQDTVMLLLNYILFRGEWLKPFERRDTYEADFHVDSNTKVKVQMMRKLGRYYRTYAEDLSSDVLLMEYVGNTSLLILLPRPGKLAEVEQKLTVQKFYQLLMSMEIHSVDVHLPKMILKKDYQLKTLLSSMGIRDAFTSSANFSRLSEWPVQVSEVMQRAMLKVDERGTTASASTSMEIIPMSVPLKFECNRPFLLLIADNYIKSVIFAGRVTNPTA